A region of the Synechococcus sp. PCC 7502 genome:
GAGAAATCCGTAAGCAGTTTTTCAATTTGTTGTCGTGCACTTACACTATGGGCAAAACTTAAGCCCTTGGCAATTAACCGCGATCGCTCTTGGAGGTCAGATTTTTGGCGCGCATTTTTCCAGCACTGATAGGCAATGGTGTCGCCAGGATGATCGGAAAAGCCTTCGGGTAATTTAGTTAAGCGGGAAAATTCCTTAATAGCTTTTGCTAACTCATAGGCACCTTCGGAATCAAGGGTTTTAGCCACTAGGAATTCAGCTGCTGCTACCCGTTCAACTTGGCTTAAAATGCGTAACTCGTACAAACTATCACTACCCCTTTGGGCAAAATGGTCTAACACCGTTTCTGAGGCTTGTTGAGCTTCTAAGCCACTATAAACCTGGGCAGCTACCATAATTTGATTTTGCTGAATTGGCTCAAATCCTGTTTCTTCAAAAATAGCCTGAGGAGTATAACCAGATTTTTGTAATTTTTGGCAAGCCTGTCCCCACTGTACCCAATTACCTTCCTTACGGCGGAGCGATCGCAGTAGCAATTCTATAGTTGGGTCTGTAGCTGGGGCTGGAGTTTTATCTGGTTCAGCAGTCATGGTTTATTG
Encoded here:
- a CDS encoding RuBisCO accumulation factor 1, which gives rise to MTAEPDKTPAPATDPTIELLLRSLRRKEGNWVQWGQACQKLQKSGYTPQAIFEETGFEPIQQNQIMVAAQVYSGLEAQQASETVLDHFAQRGSDSLYELRILSQVERVAAAEFLVAKTLDSEGAYELAKAIKEFSRLTKLPEGFSDHPGDTIAYQCWKNARQKSDLQERSRLIAKGLSFAHSVSARQQIEKLLTDFSVSKALTAPRLPLYRPDEDTESPRIIPVAGKMPITKADFMAVPMTDEIGKFRLVKFSGTGVWVAIPSWQVILEAEDAIALIVDSEYLIPDNTSEEILVIVDRSQRQWRADSYFLVESEGSLIFQWFPEAPSLPILGRMILVLRPKKVLDEDFRKDLWQLEE